One part of the Mytilus trossulus isolate FHL-02 chromosome 11, PNRI_Mtr1.1.1.hap1, whole genome shotgun sequence genome encodes these proteins:
- the LOC134689882 gene encoding uncharacterized protein LOC134689882 — protein sequence MENSHQLSKNDTLSPELHSIVDDLQSTVDDLNSVVDGLQSIVGDSNYVVDGLQLIFDDLQSIVDGLQSIFIVDDLQSVVYDLQSIVDDLQSNIDDSQSIVDVLQSVVDDLQFIVFNLQSIVDDLKSIGADYQSIVDDLQSIVDDLQSTIDDLNSVVDGLQSIVDDLYVDDLQSIVDDLQSTVDDLNSVVDGLQSISIVDDLQSNIDDSQSIVDVLQSVVVDLQSIVFNLQSSIDDFNYIVDDLKSIGADYQSIVDDLQSIVDDLQSTVDDLNSVVDGLQSNVDDLQYIVDDLQSNVYDLNSVDDGLQSIVDGLQFIVDNLQSISIVDDLQSNIDDSQSIVDVLQSVVDDLQFIVFNLQSIVDDLKSIGADYQSIVDDLHSIVDDLQSTIDDLNSVVDGLQSIVDDLKYIVDELQSIGDDYQSIYIVDELQSIGGDYQSIVDDLQSIVDDLQSIVDGLQSIINDLQSISIVDDLQSNIDDSQSIVDVLQSVVDDLQSIVFNLQSSIDDFNYIVDDLKSIGADYQSIVDDLQSIVDDLQSTVDDLNSVVDGLQSIVDDLQYIVDELQSIGDDYQSTVDDLQSNVYVLNSLDDGLQSIVDGLQSNVDNLQSISTVDDLNSVVDGLQSIVDDLQYIVDELQSIGDDYQSIVDDLQSIVDDLQSNVYDLNSVVDGLQSIVDGLQSIVDDLQYIVDELQSSGDDYQSIVDDLQSITIVDDLQSVVYDLQSIVDDLQSIIDDSQSIVDDLQSVVDDLQSVVFNLQSSVDDFNSIVDDLKSIGADYQSIVDDLQSIVDDLQSTVDDLNSVVDGLQSIVDDLQYIVDELQSIGDDYQSIVDDLQSIVDDLQSTVYDLNSVVDGLQSITIVDDLQSVVYDLQSIVDDLQSIIDDSQSIVDDLQSVVDDLQSVVFNLQSSVDDFNSIVDDLKSIGADYQSIVDDLQSIVDDLQSTVDDLNSVVDGLQSIVDDLQYIVDELQSIGDDYQSIVDDLQSIVDDLQSTVYDLNSVVDGLQSISIVDDLQSIADDIQSIVDDLQSIADDIQSIVDDIQSIYIVDDLQYIVDGLQSIVENLQSTVYDLNSVVDGLQSIVDDLQSSVQT from the exons ATGGAAAATTCACATCAGCTCAGTAAAAATGATACACTTTCACCCGAATTGCAT tctatcgttgatgatttacagtctaCCGTTGATGATTTAAATTCTGTCGTTGATGGTTTACAGTCTATTGTTGGTGATTCAAATTATGTCGTTGATGGTTTACAGTTAATATttgatgatttacagtctatcgttgatggtttacagtctatc TTTATTGTGGATGACTTACAGTCTGTCGTTTATGAtttacagtctatcgttgatgaTTTGCAGTCGAACATTGATGATTCACAGTCTATCGTGGATGTTTTACAGTCTGTCGTTGATGATTTACAGTTTATCGTTTTTAAtttacagtctatcgttgatgaTCTCAAGTCTATCGGTGCTGATTACCAGTCTATcgttgatgatttacagtctatcgttgatgatttacagtctaCCATTGATGATTTAAATTCTGTCGTTGATGGTTTACAGTCTATTGTTGATGATTTATA cgttgatgatttacagtctatcgttgatgatttacagtctaCCGTTGATGATTTAAATTCTGTCGTTGATGGtttacagtctatc tctatcgttgatgaTTTGCAGTCGAACATTGATGATTCACAGTCTATCGTGGATGTTTTACAGTCTGTCGTTGTTGATTTACAGTCTATCGTTTTTAATTTACAGTCTAGCATTGATGATTTCAATTATATCGTTGATGATCTAAAGTCTATCGGTGCTGATTACCAGTCTATcgttgatgatttacagtctatcgttgatgatttacagtctaCCGTTGATGATTTAAATTCTGTCGTTGATGGTTTACAGTCTAATGTTGATGATTTACAGTATATcgttgatgatttacagtcAAACGTTTATGATTTAAATTCTGTCGATGATGGtttacagtctatcgttgatgGTTTACAGTTTATCGTTGATAATCTACAGTCAATC tctatcgttgatgaTTTGCAGTCGAACATTGATGATTCACAGTCTATCGTGGATGTTTTACAGTCTGTCGTTGATGATTTACAGTTTATCGTTTTTAAtttacagtctatcgttgatgaTCTCAAGTCTATCGGTGCTGATTACCAGTCTATCGTTGATGATTTACACTCTATcgttgatgatttacagtctaCCATTGATGATTTAAATTCTGTCGTTGATGGTTTACAGTCTATTGTTGATGATTTAAAGTATATCGTTGATGAGTTACAGTCTATCGGTGATGATTACCAGTCTATC TATATCGTTGATGAGTTACAGTCTATCGGTGGTGATTACCAGTCTATcgttgatgatttacagtctatcgttgatgatttacagtctatcgttgatgGTTTACAGTCTATCATTAATGAtttacagtctatc tctatcgttgatgaTTTGCAGTCGAACATTGATGATTCACAGTCTATCGTGGATGTTTTACAGTCTGTcgttgatgatttacagtctaTCGTTTTTAATTTACAGTCTAGCATTGATGATTTCAATTATATCGTTGATGATCTCAAGTCTATCGGTGCTGATTACCAGTCTATcgttgatgatttacagtctatcgttgatgatttacagtctaCCGTTGATGATTTAAATTCTGTCGTTGATGGTTTACAGTCTATTGTTGATGATTTACAGTATATCGTTGATGAGTTACAGTCTATCGGTGATGATTACCAGTCTACcgttgatgatttacagtcaaacgtttatgttttaaattctcTCGATGATGGAttacagtctatcgttgatgGTTTACAGTCTAACGTTGATAATCTACAGTCAATC tctaCCGTTGATGATTTAAATTCTGTCGTTGATGGTTTACAGTCTATTGTTGATGATTTACAGTATATCGTTGATGAGTTACAGTCTATCGGTGATGATTACCAGTCTATcgttgatgatttacagtctatcgttgatgatttacagtcAAACGTTTATGATTTAAATTCTGTCGTTGATGGtttacagtctatcgttgatggtttacagtctatcgttgatgaTTTACAGTATATCGTTGATGAGTTACAGTCTAGCGGTGATGATTATCAGTCTATcgttgatgatttacagtctaTC ACTATTGTGGATGACTTACAGTCTGTCGTTTATGAtttacagtctatcgttgatgatttacagtcGATCATTGATGATTCACAGTCTATCGTGGATGATTTACAGTCTGTcgttgatgatttacagtctGTCGTTTTTAATTTACAGTCTAGCGTTGATGATTTCAATTCTATCGTTGATGATCTCAAGTCTATCGGTGCTGATTACCAGTCTATcgttgatgatttacagtctatcgttgatgatttacagtctaCCGTTGATGATTTAAATTCTGTCGTTGATGGTTTACAGTCTATTGTTGATGATTTACAGTATATCGTTGATGAGTTACAGTCTATCGGTGATGATTACCAGTCTATcgttgatgatttacagtctatcgttgatgatttacagtctaCCGTTTATGATTTAAATTCTGTCGTTGATGGtttacagtctatc ACTATTGTGGATGACTTACAGTCTGTCGTTTATGAtttacagtctatcgttgatgatttacagtcAATCATTGATGATTCACAGTCTATCGTGGATGATTTACAGTCTGTcgttgatgatttacagtctGTCGTTTTTAATTTACAGTCTAGCGTTGATGATTTCAATTCTATCGTTGATGATCTCAAGTCTATCGGTGCTGATTACCAGTCTATcgttgatgatttacagtctatcgttgatgatttacagtctaCCGTTGATGATTTAAATTCTGTCGTTGATGGTTTACAGTCTATTGTTGATGATTTACAGTATATCGTTGATGAGTTACAGTCTATCGGTGATGATTACCAGTCTATcgttgatgatttacagtctatcgttgatgatttacagtctaCCGTTTATGATTTAAATTCTGTCGTTGATGGtttacagtctatc tctatcgttgatgatttacagtctaTCGCTGATGATAtacagtctatcgttgatgatttacagtctaTCGCTGATGATAtacagtctatcgttgatgaTATACAGTCTATC TATATCGTTGATGATTTACAGTATATCGTTGATGGtttacagtctatcgttgaAAATTTACAGTCTACCGTTTATGATTTAAATTCTGTCGTTGATGGtttacagtctatcgttgatgatttacagtctaGCGTTCAAACATAG